The genomic DNA GTAAGACAGTCAAGGCTCCCTTGCGTGGCTCATAATGGATGACAAATTGGTCTTAGGCTACATCCTGGCTGATAAGAAGGCCTACTGGCCCTCCCTTGGAACTTACATTTGACTACATTCAAGGCCCTTGGGAACATGAGTGAGGTCCGTACTGCAGCCTGGCTTCACCCTGCTGCTCGGGGTCTGTTTTAGTAGCCTTGATTTAGTTGGTATGTGAGACCAACTGAATAGATTTGGTACTGACTAAGCAACCTGTTTGCCAGATTAGTCAGAGTAGCCGACAGAGTGGCATACTCACATGAAAATTCAAGTCTGGCTAAGAACGTATCAGGTTGAAGAGTGAATTTCTGGAGGAGGCTACCTACCATGGCTCTGAGTGACACTGCAGACTTTCTCAGGACGCCAGGCCTATCTTTACCCAGTCCACGTCTCAGGCTTGTGTTTACACTGAGCAGCCTTGAGGCATGAGGTAACAACTGCCCTTGGACAAAGAACGGGATTGTTTCTGCTTACTGTAAAAGCAGTGGCTACCCCAAGTGTTCCTCTTCCGTAACACAACACACTGCGTGTGCAGGCTGCCATCAGTGGCCCTCTGTGTTGCTTTCGTGGGACGTAGAAAACTGGGGAACTGATGCAAAGCAACCTGAAGCTCTGGCTACTGCTTTTCCTGTGAATAATAAAAGCCCTTTGCCTCTGATCCAAGCATCTTGTGTATTCTGTAGCATCCCATGAAACAGCAACAGGCTAACCTGTTAAATTATAAGTAGGGTGaacggcaatcccactactgggcatataccctgagaaaaccataattccaaaaagagtcatgaagcacaatgttcactgcagctctatttactgtagccaggacatggaagcaacctaagtgtccatcgacggatgaatggataaagaagatgtggcacatatatacaatggaatattactcagccataaaaagaaacaaaattgagttatttgtagtgaggtgcatggacctagagtctgtcatacagagtgaagtaagtcagaaaaacaaatacagtatgctatcacatatatatggaatctagaaaaaaaaaaaggttgtaacgaacctaggggcaggacaggaataaagacacaaaggtagagaatggacttgaggacatggggagggggaagggtaagctgggacaaagtgagagagtagcattgacatatacactaccaaatgtaaaatagatagctagtgggaaacagccgcataggacagggagatcagctcggtgctttgtgaccacctagaggggtgggataaagagggtgggagggagatgcaagtgggaggggatatggggatatatgtatacgtataactgattcactttcttatacagcagaaactaacacaacaatgtaaagcaattatactccaataaaatgttaaaaaaagagacatgtccagctacagaataaaaatatagaaacagagaacaaaattGTAAGTAGGGTGAAATCTCCGACTTTGTACAGTTATTGACACACATCAATTATTTTCTCTTGGTAAAAGCTGGCATTTTAGAAACTGTAActtggctactagaaaatttattaTTAGCACGACATATTACCAAAGATTATTTTCCAAAGACTTAGCCAATaacactacaaaaataaaaagccctCTGATTCCTGCGAATTTATCTGCGTTTGTTCAAGTCCAGTGATAATTTCACTGTCTGTCTGAAGAACTAACAGTACTAAATCCAAGGCTCGGCGCCATGCCTCAATCTTTGGTGTAACAATGTCATAAACTCTTGGAATCTGTTCCAGTTTATCTGAAATGTCTGAATTTAAAATCCCACTATTTAGTTTACTATATTCATTCAAGACGTAAGAGGAAGGAGAGCCAGAGTCTGTAGCATTTTGTAGATGATGTTGAATGAATGTGCCGGCTTCAAATTCTGATGAGTAACTGGCAGTGTTATACAGGAGAGTTGAAAGGTATCTGCGCCATCCATTTGCCAGGAGTTTAAGCACAGTCGGTCTGTACTGTGTCACAGATGAGGCCAGCCAAGAGGAAGTATTATGAAGCCATCCTGAACAGCCTTGGTTTCCTTTATTCACAGACTGCTCCGCAAGAATCTGAAGATGGCTAAGACACAAAAATTCAACTGCGCCACCCCCAAGGAAGACCTTTTGCTCTTTTAGAGCATGATACAGACGATAGGCACACGTCCAGAAGGTATCTTCTTTGGTTTGCACCTGGGCAGTGACTGGACTAGTCAGCACTACTGTAACCAAATTAATTCCTTCTGTTTTTAACATGATTGCCATTCTGTTGATCTCATCTGCAGCATCAAAGGGAATGCTTCTCCAGATGGTCACACAGACCCCACTGCCCACGCAGTTTTCGTTCACTTGTGTAATGTAGGTCACCTGCACTGCTCCTGAAGCCTCTGCAAAAGCCTGCATTACATTGCCATTCATTGATCCAATTACCAACCTCTTGCTgtctgtgcatttttcaattaagCGTTCAGACACATTTCCTTGTGCCAGGACAAGGTTCACATTGAACTTGATTAACACCTGTAACACATGATCTGTCCACAGTTCTTCTGAGCCATCTTGTTGAACCTTCAAGCTTTCTGATACTGTTTTAATACTTGCAGACTTATTAAACCCCAGGTGGCGATAATTCTCTGTGAGATCACCTTCAACAAGAACAATGCGAATAGGCTGATTCTGCAATTCCTTGATCAGAGCAGTACTAGATATTGATACAACAGTGATATATCCTGGACAGACACAAGAAAAAGTTTCAGGGAAGCCAGGTAAGCAGCAAGTGAAGATTCTTGAAATGTCAAAAAGAAATGGCACTGTACAGCTGCCTTGCTGCATACCTGCGTTCTGATATTGTAGCCGTACTGCTTCGTCTACTAACTTCATGCTGCTGTGACCTCCGTGACTCAAACCCACCTCCAACTCCACCAAATCATCACATCTGTAAGTCTTGGGAGTAGCTGCACTAAGTTGTTCTAGAACTCCATCTGGTTTGCTTATCCATTGATTATTACCTGTCCTACTAAAATGTCTACTGTGGGTTAGTACTGACTTTCTGCAGCGGGTGTCTGCAAGCAGACTGTTTTTCAGAGTTTGAGGAGTTTGTGATGTGTTTTCATCTGCTTCAACCTTATCCTGAGACCTAAAGAGTTGAGGTGATTTAACAGGTCTCCCAGAAAGACTGTAAATGGCCAGTGACTGAGAGGCAACATCTTTGAGATCACGCTCTTTCTGTATCAAACCAGTACCTGAagggatttggagaaaagggtaTACGCCGACACTAAATGTTTCAGGTCCAGAAAATGTCTTTGTGTTAACCATACGGTCAAATACATTGTGGATAGGTACTTGAAGGGAAACTACCTCTTCAATGCATGAATTCAAGCCTTCTGACATTACAGACACTATTAATGAAATGGGGACACCCAAATGAAGACATTCTTCAGCAGCACTGCTCCATGCACCAACAAGAAACAAAAGAGTACTGGTTCCAGTTCTGTATGTGTTATTTTGTGCTTGAACTGCTTCTCTGAGAAGTTGTCCCACTGCACTGGTTAAATCCAAACTTTCAAGAAGCCTTACTGTTGAACTGATTAACACACTTTCATGACACTCTTCATCTATAATAAATTTGGATGATTTGACTGGGCCTAGGAAAGTTCTTCCTGTTTCTGCAAACGATGAAAGCTGTTGAAGTCCCACGTGCCTTCTTTTGTTTATGACCCTGCAAGCCATCACCATGAatcatcatctgcaaataaaattaaaacttggaACTTTATTCAGTGCAATTCATGGTaataaaagaaaagtaagatACAGTCCCTGCCTTCGAGGAGTTTCTGATACATGTAGTTTCCATTAAATATGGTCAGTGCAATGATATagcattaaaatttgaaaaaataattagcaAGTTGAAGGAGGTAGTAGTAAATGCACATATATGTGACAAAAACACAGTGTACCTGGGTAATACAAGTAATTTAGTTTCACGGGATATAAAGCAAGTAGTGGGGAATAGTAGGACATGAAGCgttagaagaggaaagaggctggATCATGAAGGGCAGTATGTGCCACGTCAAACTTGACTCTACTTATAATGGGAAACATGGAAGTGCTTTAAGGGGGGGAGATGAAGAAACAGCTTGATGTAGTATCTGACAGCATGTACTCTGAATCTAGAAGTCTGGGTTTGAACTTGTCTCTACTGCTTACTAACTGTGTAGCCTTcagcaagtttcttaacttctttaCCCCGTTTTCACgtctgaaaaatgaggataataacagaatctacttcatagggttattaCCAGGAGTAAATGAGtacagtgcttagaacagtgtctggcacacagtgctTTATGAGTACttgcaataacaataataaatttataatataaaactgaataatattaaaaataaaattaagtaatactaaaattattattattattagtgtttTGGATATATTACCACTCTGATAACAGTGTAGAGAACTGATTGGATGAGTGCCAGACAGAAGGCAGAGAGGCCATGGTTATCTAGATGAGAAATGTGGAAGAGGGATGGAGGTAAAGGATGGATTTAGCTATTGATTAGAATATAAAGGGAGGAAAAGTACTGTTTAAAAGGAagttcgagggcttccctggtggcacagtggttaagaatccgcctgccaacacaggggacagggtgttcgagccctggtccaggaagatcccacatgtcacagagcaactaagcctgtgcaccacaaatactgaagcccacgcgcctacagcccgtgctccacaacaagagatgccaccgcaatgcgaagcccgcgcactgcaacgaagagtagcccctgctcactg from Pseudorca crassidens isolate mPseCra1 chromosome 4, mPseCra1.hap1, whole genome shotgun sequence includes the following:
- the BBS12 gene encoding Bardet-Biedl syndrome 12 protein is translated as MVMACRVINKRRHVGLQQLSSFAETGRTFLGPVKSSKFIIDEECHESVLISSTVRLLESLDLTSAVGQLLREAVQAQNNTYRTGTSTLLFLVGAWSSAAEECLHLGVPISLIVSVMSEGLNSCIEEVVSLQVPIHNVFDRMVNTKTFSGPETFSVGVYPFLQIPSGTGLIQKERDLKDVASQSLAIYSLSGRPVKSPQLFRSQDKVEADENTSQTPQTLKNSLLADTRCRKSVLTHSRHFSRTGNNQWISKPDGVLEQLSAATPKTYRCDDLVELEVGLSHGGHSSMKLVDEAVRLQYQNAGMQQGSCTVPFLFDISRIFTCCLPGFPETFSCVCPGYITVVSISSTALIKELQNQPIRIVLVEGDLTENYRHLGFNKSASIKTVSESLKVQQDGSEELWTDHVLQVLIKFNVNLVLAQGNVSERLIEKCTDSKRLVIGSMNGNVMQAFAEASGAVQVTYITQVNENCVGSGVCVTIWRSIPFDAADEINRMAIMLKTEGINLVTVVLTSPVTAQVQTKEDTFWTCAYRLYHALKEQKVFLGGGAVEFLCLSHLQILAEQSVNKGNQGCSGWLHNTSSWLASSVTQYRPTVLKLLANGWRRYLSTLLYNTASYSSEFEAGTFIQHHLQNATDSGSPSSYVLNEYSKLNSGILNSDISDKLEQIPRVYDIVTPKIEAWRRALDLVLLVLQTDSEIITGLEQTQINSQESEGFLFL